Proteins encoded within one genomic window of Marasmius oreades isolate 03SP1 chromosome 6, whole genome shotgun sequence:
- a CDS encoding uncharacterized protein (CAZy:GH5), whose protein sequence is MTRFLFRTLTAALLSLSLASSTLAINPGFPYGDQKVRGVNLGGWLVLEPWITPSLFDNTGNDQIIDEWTFGQFQDRGQALNVLTQHWDTWITESDIAAIADAGLNHIRIPIGYWAFETAPGEPFIDGQLPYLQKAVGWAQNHGLKVIVDLHGAPGSQNGFDNSGQKKPVPEWHSNPDNVARTNAIIKRIADMFKDNPATVPIIAPLNEPAGFVSPDVISVTRQYWLDSFGNIRFPFGSAQQSDTVELIHDAFQPLSTWQGFMTPPDFQGVAMDTHVYEMFSDDGNRRSFQDHINAACARANDVSTFDLWLIVGEWTPAANDCARYLNGRGVGARFDGTFPGSSRVGSCSGFTGRASSFSNDFKTFLRQHWEAQVTTYEMGEGWIQWTWKAENADEWSYQAGLRNGWIPQDPTERQFPFICG, encoded by the exons ATGACTCGCTTTCTCTTTCGTACCCTCACCGCCGCTCTCTTAAGCCTGTCGCTCGCTTCGTCAACCCTCGCCATCAACCCCGGCTTTCCTTACGGTGACCAGAAGGTCCGAGGCGTGAATCTTGGTGGGTGGCTCGTGCTCGAG CCGTGGATCACGCCGTCTCTGTTCGACAACACAG GCAACGACCAAATCATCGATGAATGGACCTTTGGTCAGTTCCAGGATCGTGGCCAAGCCCTTAATGTGCTCACGCAACACTGGGATACATGGATTACTGAGTCCGACATCGCTGCCATCGCTGACGCTGG TCTGAATCATATTCGCATCCCTATCGGTTACTGGGCATTCGAAACTGCTCCTGGTGAACCGTTTATCGATGGACAGCTTCCCTATCTCCAGAAAGCCGTTGGTTGGGCTCAAAACCATGGCCTGAAAGTCATCGTTGATCTTCATG GAGCTCCGGGAAGCCAGAATGG CTTTGATAATTCGGGACAGAAGAAACCTGTTCC TGAATGGCACTCCAATCCTGACAATGTAGCACGCACCaatgccatcatcaaacgcATCGCAGACATGTTCAAGGACAACCCAGCTACCGTTCCCATCATCGCCCCTTTGAATGA ACCGGCGGGCTTTGTGTCACCAGACGTCATCAGCGTCACCCGACAG TACTGGTTGGACAGTTTTGGAAACATTCG GTTCCCCTTTGGCAGCGCTCAACAAAGTGACACCGTTGAACTGATTCACGATGCTTTCCAACCTTTGAGCACCTGGCAAGGCTTCATGACGCCTCCCGACTTTCAAGGTGTGGCGATGGACACGCACGTTTACGAGATGTTCTCGGATGAT GGTAATCGGAGGAGCTTCCAAGACCACATCAACGCGGCATGTGCTCGTGCTAATGATGTTTCCACCTTTGATTTATGGCTTATTGTTGGTGAATGGACGCCCGCTGCAAATGATTGTGCAAGATACCTCAACGGTCGTGGAGTCGGCGCTCGTTTTGAC GGTACCTTCCCAGGTTCTTCGCGGGTAGGAAGCTGCAGCGGGTTCACCGGCCGTGCCTCCTCCTTCAGCAACGACTTCAAGACATTTCTTCGTCAACATTGGGAGGCCCAAGTCACGACCTACGAAATGGGTGAGGGATGGATTCAGTGGACTTGGAAAGCTGAAAATGCCGATGAGTGGTCGTACCAAGCGGGTCTGCGGAATGGATGGATTCCTCAGGACCCTACTGAACGCCAATTCCCTTTCATTTGTGGCTGA
- a CDS encoding uncharacterized protein (BUSCO:EOG09262QRH), with protein sequence MFSVITRAAVGRAVTGSTRCMTSIPPRNPTPSSASSSTPAPDEPSGASEQQVPVQEPVTRQSSVPSLDFSPTDPSEGQGRTGARSSKDTLSSADQQRRNFGRVTAVLFLLGLGLNTVYMGREWSEEELKAKKLTIKNAPSTRWGRTRQRFSDFFSYFSEPAWDELLPPPYPPPHGKPYTLLLSVDDLLVTSTWDRQHGWRTAKRPGVDYFLAYLSQFYEVVIFTTQYFYTAQPILDQLDRYNFYITHRLYREATRSQNGQIVKDLSFLNRDLSKVILLDTEASHVSTHPENAIIIPKWKGDPKDHGLVDMVPFLESIAIYKPQDVRPILTAYQGKNIPVEYAKKEAEGKARHIEEWKQNKGTKSNSVGSFFGLSSTRSDANAPPSYLEQKRKEYQLTYKEEQAYLAKNKDYLEKLLKQEQEMMAAQVPKNLWEAIDQMRGNAPPGANPHSPDAFPPPPPPSSSSGASRT encoded by the exons ATGTTCTCCGTCATTACGAGGGCTGCTGTTGGCCGTGCGGTGACAGGCTCAACAAGATGCATGACCTCAATACCTCCACGTAACCCGACACCATCCTCCGCGTCGTCCTCAACACCTGCACCTGATGAACCGTCGGGGGCTTCGGAACAGCAAGTACCTGTACAAGAGCCAGTAACCAGGCAGTCGAGCGTTCCGAGTTTGGATTTCTCGCCAACAGATCCGAGCGAAGGACAAGGAAGAACTGGAGCGCGGTCCTCAAAAGATACGTTGTCCTCAGCGGACCAACAAAGACGGAATTTCGGACGTGTCACAGCAGTCTTGTTTTTGCTGGGACTGGGGCTCAATACGGTTTATATGGGCAGAGAATGGAGTGAGGAGGAACTCAAGGCAAAGAAACTC ACGATTAAAAACGCGCCCTCTACTCGCTGGGGACGTACCAGGCAACGTTTCTCTGATTTCTTCAGC TATTTCAGCGAACCTGCATGGGATGAGCTATTACCTCCACCTTACCCACCACCCCACGGAAAACCCTACACTCTTTTACTTTCAGTTGATGACCTTTTAGTAACGTCAACGTGGGAT CGCCAACACGGGTGGAGAACTGCAAAACGTCCAGGGGTGGATTATTTCTTGGCTTACTTGTCCCAATTTTATGAAGTTGTTATCTTCACGACGCAATACTTTTAT ACAGCTCAACCGATCCTAGATCAACTTGATCGTTATAATTTCTATATTACTCACCGACTGTATCGAGAGGCAACGCGCTCCCAAAACGGTCAAATTGTCAAA GATCTATCGTTTCTCAATCGTGACCTATCAAAAGTGATTCTACTCGATACCGAGGCCTCTCATGTATCCACCCATCCTGAAAACGCTATTATCATTCCGAAGTGGAAGGGCGATCCCAAGGACCATGGTCTGGTCGATATGGTCCCTTTCTTGGAAT CTATTGCGATCTACAAACCTCAAGACGTACGACCTATATTAACGGCGTATCAAGGGAAGAATATTCCTGTCGAATACGCAAAGAAAGAAGCGGAAGGAAAAGCCAGACACATTGAGGAGTGGAAACAAAACAAGGGAACGAAGAGCAACTCAGTCGGTAGTTTCTTCGGACTTTCG AGTACTCGCTCGGATGCCAACGCTCCCCCTAGTTATCTCGAGCAAAAGAGGAAAGAATACCAGCTGACGTATAAGGAAGAGCAGGCCTATCTTGCCAAAAATAAGGACTACCtcgagaagctgttgaaacaagaacaagagatGATGGCCGCTCAAGTTCCTAAAAACCTGTGGGAAGCGATTGATCAGATGAGAGGTAATGCGCCTCCAGGGGCGAATCCTCATTCTCCTGACGcgtttcctcctccaccacctccatcatcttcctctggtGCATCACGGACATGA